In Penaeus chinensis breed Huanghai No. 1 chromosome 41, ASM1920278v2, whole genome shotgun sequence, the genomic window ataataaaaatgataatattaataatattaataatattaataatattaataatattaatgatgataataataataataataataatgataatgataataatcataataataataataataataataataataatattaataataataataataattataatgataataataataatattgttatcattataataatgataattatgataataaaacaaataataatgataataataataataataataaaatgataataatgatgataataataataattaaacaaaaattataataataacaacaatgataataattcatcgCAAATACTAAGAGTAAGggtgataatattgacagtaataataatgtaagaacagtaatcacaaagaaaaaataatattaattgtaatgataataatgatgataaggatacatTACATGAAATTTaagaaattagtaaaaaaaaaaaaaaaaaaaataataataataaataataagtaaaacaaattatatatatgatttcatatGACTTGATTATTTTGCTACTAAATAGACCTGGTAGATCACTTTACAGACAGAAGTGATTAACCCTGGTCTATATAGACTTTAATATGAGACAAAACGGAGTCCACGTTATTTTTggctatataattataaatgttattgcattggtaaaaataaagatatgttCTTTTCAGttagtatttttaaaatatttatatatatgtatatacatatatatattgatatttttttttttctatcaaaccTAAAACATATCGGAGCCATTCATCaatatatcatgatcatcattatgttcataatcattttaatcattattgttataagtaatattattactgttttattattattattattattgttattattattattattattattattatcattattattatccttattaatatttctattactattatcattattattattactgttattatcattattattattatttttattatcgttaatattattattattaatgttattattcttaatattatttttattgttatttttattatcattattattttcattattattattttctttgttgatattatttctactgttagtattagattattattattatcaacattatttattatgattattgttgtcatcatggttattgttatcataatatctttattgttatcataatatctttattgttattatttattcattattattattattattattattattattattattattattattattattattaatgttgttgttgttattaatacttataattataattatcattattattactatttgcattttgattttattattatccttatcattattattactattttcattttgatttcattattatccttattattatcattatcatcattactattataatcattatggtaatagttacaattatgattttatgtgtttatgttctattttattattcaataaattaataaataaaaataatatatatacaaaaaacatatgaTTCCATTTGATCATAAATTATTTTTCCATAATTTTCTGCAGTACTGAGAATTTCTTACCAAGGAATTGTGTTTAAATATGGATAGCATTGATTTTTAATAAGGCTGGATTTGTTTCCTGTtaaatttatttgtattaataatattaattgcatGTTAAGTGGGTGGATAAGAGTGTATTTATATGGAAAATAATTTTTGTAATTTAGGATTTTGCTTGTATGGTTAAATAACATTAAGTtttgtaaaacaaacaaatgtagaaCAATGGACATCTTAATCTACAAGTTAAAGGTTAAAAATAAAAAGCATTTGAATAATATTTTGTTATACTTTCACAAGAAATTGTTAGCTATTGTCAGCAAGACAAtctgagtgtgcatgtatgcaaaAGTGTAATTGGAATATAGCTGATGATTAAAGCTATGGACTGTATTTTGTTACTAGAGAAACTGTTATACATTTCATTGTTGAAgctgtgtatgcatttacatttgTATGGAATTATACAGTGTgatattactgtttttcttttggtGTGTTCTTACCTTTTATACTTCACTAAGCTGTTGTGAATTTTCTTTGACCatagtaaaataaatagtaaattatATAATGTCATTTGAAGAGTACAGTCTATATAATTTCAGAAACAGGGTGTCAATTCAGTCCTTTCTCATTTCCAAATAATCATACTGAGCTTGGATGtgatttttttaattcattatttgaaattagatagacagatagatagatagatagatatgtgtatatagacacacacacacgcgcacccgcgcacgcgcgcacgcacgcacgcacccacgaacacacacacacacacacacacacacggcatatATTCGagatatcacaaacacacacacacacacacacacacacacacgcacacgcacacgcacacgcacacgcacacgcacacgcacacccacacccacacccacacccacacacacacacacacacacacacacacacacacacacacacacacacacacacacacacacacacacacacacacacaacacacacacatatctataataaatatatatatatattcatatatttatatatatagatagacagataaatagatatatatgtatgtatatgtacatgattatttatatgtatttattattttatatatatacatatgttatatatatatatatatatatatatatatatatatatatatatgtaatatatatatatatatatatatatatattacatatatatatatgtatatatatacatatatatatgtaatatatatatatatatatatatatatatatatgtaatatatatatatatatatatatatatattacatatatatatatatatatatatatatatattacatatatatgtatatatatatatatatatatatatatatatatatatatatatatatatatacagacacacacacacacacacacacacacacacatatatatatatatatatatatatatatatatatatatatatatatatatatatatatatatatatataaaaggttacGTACAGGATATCAGAGGACTATGAATATATGATTTAAATTCGTAACTTTACAGATCCATTGTTTCTTGTGCCTTGATCTTCTTGAGTGGAAGTTAGATGTTTTACAGTTACTCCTACACCTCCCTATGTAACTCTACCACACCTGCTGAATACTACGTAAGAGATATCCCATTGATCCATGATGCGTGGACGATTAATACAATGGTTTAAaagattatgttttattttcagtgTACACAAATAAATTAGCAATCAATGCATTACAATATTAACAAAATCAGTACATACTGTTGACTAAAGAGACAATTATAACCAGGAAGTAGGACAGGAAAGTTTAGAGAAAGTTAAAGTTCTCCATAAGTTAGAAAAGTTATTAATTAAGACATACACAGTTTAATCTCCTGTGCATAGTAGGTGTGACTGTACTTATTAGAAATTGAAAAACAGTATAtgattaattttttaaaaagtaccCTAAGCCTAAACTGTATCATTAGATACAACTAGTTACTAACGGAGCCACTCGAATGGCTAAGATCACTTTACTCagtttatatatgattttaatacAAGCGACGTGATATCTCGAATGTATGCCGTACCACTACATGCGCAGGTAGCCAGTACTTCAATCCATGATCAATCTTTATTTCAACAATTATCATTCCTCAAAAGTATTTCAAATGCTCTCGCAGAGAGTTTCAATCATACTATAAGTCCTTCCATCACAAAAAGCACCAAGCCGTAAAAAATGGCTAAACCGGCTTCATCTCGACCATATTACCGTAGGTTCTGTACACTTCCACCTTGTGCTGTACGAAGGTTGCGTTGGGGAACTCATCGTCCACTGCCACGTCGCGAGCAGCGGCCCTAGaagatagtgatagtattaatatcatcaatattattaatagtggtattttcattaccactaacattatcactatcattgtcatcatgatgtTTTtgaattcttactattattatcatcatcaccatcaccatcactatcactatcatcattattaacgttgttgttgctatcattgtgattaacattattattatcttcattgatattataatgatgatgtgtcttataattatgattttcattattatcgtttatcatcatttttattatctttatcattattattattattattattattattattattatcattattattattattattattattattattattattatcatcaaaatcattagttattgttgttattattattattattattattattattattattattattattttaatcattattattatgatgatgatcattataaaaactattagttatttttatcattattattatgatgatgatcatcataaaaactattagttatttttatcattattattatgatgatgatcatcataaaaaCTATtagttattgtatcattatcttattattattattatctcaattattattattatcatcatcatacttaacattattattattattagcattcttcttattcttactattattgttattattatgattatcattattactatcactattgctattttttgtatgatttttatgagtattatgattattattagtattattattattgttattattgttgatgttgttatcattatcttcatatgttattatttttatcatcatcaatatcttattattatattattattattatcactatattattatattattatattattattattattactattattattattatattaaaatcatgattatttttattattattataatttcattaatgttaatattaacattatagttattatttttgttgtcattattatcatatattattatatgattattataatatcatcattatcattatcattattattctaataattattattatagttaccattgttatcattactatcattattactgttattattgtcatcattattactgttataattattagcatcattactatcattattgctatcactgttattacaactgccattataattattatgatcattatgaatattatcatcaatttttttctttttctttgtgtgtgtgtgtgtgtgtgtgtgtgtgtgtgtgtgtgtgtgtgtgtgtgtgtgtgtgtgtgtctattatcaTGTATGAAGTACAGAATAAATGtttacactgttattattattatcacaattattattatcaagatgatgacaatcatcatcgttttattaatattactattattattattattacagtaataataacaacggtaataataattgctattatcaatattgctactattatttattattattttcattattattaatactaatattaatgtaatattcctcccacctccacccctccctccctcccaccctccctctctctctctctctcactctcttcctctctctctctctctctctctctctctctctctctctctctctctctctctctctctctctctctctctctctctctctctttctctctctttctctctctttctctctctctctcaaaagctcATTACCGCCATGATCTCACCTCAGGTCTTTCCTAGGCTTGCCACAGCCTCCACTCCAGGGTCGGATGAAAATGATCACCAATGCAATAAGGATGACCACGAACAGCAGTGACAACAGCACTGATACGATAATCACTGTCGTTAAATTTTCCTGTTGACGGAATTGGGGGTTAGATGTGTGGTTCTTGGTGTAGGCCTACCAGCTGTATATAAAATGGATttagtgtgtgtattatcatgtaTGGTGTAcagaataaatgtatacatggaatattaatcataatagaaCAATATATACACCACAGGACAAAGACAAGACATATacaagagacaaggaaaagaaaacgaacaagaagaaaaaaaaaaaaaaacagaagccatTACTCACCAAGATCTCCTCGATCTCGGCCGTGACGTCTTCGGTTGCCTCCCGAACCGTTTCGGACGTGTTAAGAACCAGCTGCATCGTCTCCGGAGAAAGTTCGAGGACGAGACTCGTGTTCTGCTCGCCCTCCGCCACCAGCCCCTCCAGAAACGCGGCCTCATTGTCCAATCTCTCGGCCTGGTAGTCGTCTAAATAGCCTTCCTGGATATCCAACGACAGGTTCCTGATGTTGTTCACAGTGCTGTCAACTTTTTCGTACCAGGGTCTTAGATCAGGCACTTCAGTAGTCGTCACCTCGGTCGTCGTTGACTCGCTCGTGGACTGCCCCGAGGTCGTACTCTGCTTGGTCGTAGCCGTAGATGGTTCTGAAGACGTCGGTGATACTTCGGGGGTTGAAATGGTCGTGGATTTCTCCGAGGACAAGTCTGACGGTTCAGAGGGAACTGTAGTGGCTTcagtattctctttatttttgtaaaagtctaggaagaagagaggagggcgaTGGCGAGGCCGTTCGATCACAGGGAACGATTTAAAGCCTTTGGTCGGGTTGGATGGCTCTGGTGTTGTTGTTCCAGGCTCTTTTGATGGCTCTGATGTTGTTTGCTCTGGCGTTGTTGTCGCAACTTCTGGTGTTGTTGTTTGCTCTGGCGTTGTTGTCACTTCTGGTGTTGTTGTTTGCTCTGGCGTTGTTGTCACTTCTGGTGTTGTAGACTTTGGTGTTGTAGTTGGCTCTGGCGTTGTCACTTCTGGTGTTGTAGactttggtgttgttgttggctcTGTTGTTGGCTCTGTCGTTGATACTTTTGGCGTTGTTGTcacttttggtgttgttgttggcgCTGGCGTTGTTACTTTTGGTGTTGTAGattctggtgttgttgttggctcTGTTGTTACCTTTGGTGTTGTTGTAGGTTCTGGTGTTATTGGAGGTTCTGTACTATCCGTAGTTACGGGTTTTCCTGTGCTTGAAGTTCCCGTCGATTCTGTAGATGGTATGGTATTCCCTGTGGGGTGTACAGGGGTAGTTTCCTTCGTAGTTGAAACGCTTGTAGTAGACTGCCCGGAAGGTGGTGTTGTAAACGTAACCGGCGACGTCGACGATGCAGGAACAGACGTCGACAACGTACTTCCTCCGACAGTCGAAGATGTGTTTGCGGGTGTACTTGAGGTTGTACTTGTGGCCGTTGTCGTTGAGATAATGGAGAACACAAGATCTTCAAGTGATGTAAGCGCTTCATCCGCGTGGTTCAGGGCTTCCCGGGCCTCCTCCAGCATCCCCAGGTCGTTGGAGGCTAGAAGAAAGGAGTGTAGGATGGATGAGGGAGTTATAATGAGGGAGTTATACTAAGTGCGTTGCAGTCTATGGATGGTGTTTACTACAGTTCGATATATTTAGGCATGGTGTAGGTTGGAAAGGATGGGattaggactctctctctctctctctctctctctctctctctctctctctctctctctctctctctctctctctctctctctctctctctctcagtcgataAAATTTCAAGCAACCAGAATGCATTTCCGTGATTCTTTGTATACCCTATACGCTTTTTGTAACTATACCAGTTGAAGATTATTTGATAACTTGTCTTATGCTCATTTTATTCTTCATGTCCCACCAAATAAAGATAATTGAATCCATGCCTAACATACTGCATCAATACTTGTCGCAAATAGGAACACTCCGACAATATCTAAAATAGTTCCGAAAGGAAGTTTGAACATTTTCTTCAAATCATAAAacatttacacttacact contains:
- the LOC125047647 gene encoding mucin-2-like; this encodes MTRRWRWSSLAALVLVAAHLVAQTGAASNDLGMLEEAREALNHADEALTSLEDLVFSIISTTTATSTTSSTPANTSSTVGGSTLSTSVPASSTSPVTFTTPPSGQSTTSVSTTKETTPVHPTGNTIPSTESTGTSSTGKPVTTDSTEPPITPEPTTTPKVTTEPTTTPESTTPKVTTPAPTTTPKVTTTPKVSTTEPTTEPTTTPKSTTPEVTTPEPTTTPKSTTPEVTTTPEQTTTPEVTTTPEQTTTPEVATTTPEQTTSEPSKEPGTTTPEPSNPTKGFKSFPVIERPRHRPPLFFLDFYKNKENTEATTVPSEPSDLSSEKSTTISTPEVSPTSSEPSTATTKQSTTSGQSTSESTTTEVTTTEVPDLRPWYEKVDSTVNNIRNLSLDIQEGYLDDYQAERLDNEAAFLEGLVAEGEQNTSLVLELSPETMQLVLNTSETVREATEDVTAEIEEILENLTTVIIVSVLLSLLFVVILIALVIIFIRPWSGGCGKPRKDLRAAARDVAVDDEFPNATFVQHKVEVYRTYGNMVEMKPV